The following is a genomic window from Crocinitomicaceae bacterium.
AGGAGAAAAGCGTACAATCACACCACCCCAAACATATACCCTTCACTCTTCCAATATTTAATTAACACGGGCAACTCATATTTGAGATTTGAGAATGCTTTTTGAGAATCATGAAAAACAAAAATTGCTCCGGGTTTTGTTGCTGATTTTATTTTTGAAATCCGTGCAGATGAAGTCATGCTGTCATCAAAATCATACGTGAGGTGAGACCAAAACACTAAGCGATATCCCATTTGTGTGAGGGCTTCATACTGCCCCGGAGATATGCGCCCATAAGCCGGACGATAAAGCGTTGTTGGAATTATTTTAAAACCCGCTTCTGCGTTTTCAATATAATCTGCTTCTTTCGTTTTAAATCCATCCAAATGAA
Proteins encoded in this region:
- a CDS encoding polysaccharide deacetylase family protein; the protein is MRIYKIPKWLRRFYPNAIWDFFSSPDKTIYLTFDDGPTSETTCWLLNLLAQHKIRVSFFCLGKNASLYPDLIQKMRDAGHAIGNHGYFHLDGFKTKEADYIENAEAGFKIIPTTLYRPAYGRISPGQYEALTQMGYRLVFWSHLTYDFDDSMTSSARISKIKSATKPGAIFVFHDSQKAFSNLKYELPVLIKYWKSEGYMFGVV